The window TGAAAGTTCTTGGGACATTAGTACACACTCCGGGCGAGTCGTCGATTCTAGCGGAAAAGTGGATCCGAATGGGCAATCTGTGAACTCAATCACATGAAAACTGACGACACGCCAGGCGACGACTCCCGCTATAATTCCGCTCTTTTTTCCCGGAGCGACGTCATGTCCCTGCCCAGCCTGCGCCTCAAAGCCAATGCCGACCGCCGCCTGCGCGCCGGCCACCTGTGGGTCTACAGCAACGAAATCGACGTGGCCGCAACCCCACTGCACGGCTTCAAGGCCGGTGACCAGGCCATCCTCGAAGCCGCTGGCGGCAAGGCCCTGGGCATTGTCGCCATGAGCCCGAACAACCTGATCTGCGCCCGCCTGCTGTCGCGCGACGCCCGCCTGCCGCTGGACAAGTCGCTGCTGGTGCACCGCCTCAACGTCGCCCTGTCGCTGCGTGAGCGGCTGTTCGACAAGCCTTTCTATCGCCTGGTGTACGGCGATTCCGACCTGCTGCCAGGCCTGGTGGTCGACCGCTTCGGCGACATCCTGGTGGTCCAGCTCGCCTCGGCGACCATGGAACAGCACAAGGCCGACGTGATTGCGGCACTGGTCCAGGTGCTCAAGCCCACCGGCATCCTGTTCAAGAACGACTCGGCGGCGCGCGATGCCGAAGGCCTTGAGCGGTATGTCGAGACCGTGTTCGGCCTGGTACCGGAGTGGGTCGCACTGGAAGAGAACGGCGTGAAGTTCGAGGCGCCGGTGATGGAAGGCCAGAAGACCGGCTGGTTCTACGATCACCGCATGAACCGTGCGCGCCTGGCGCCGTACGTCAAGGGCAAGCGGGTACTCGACCTGTTCAGCTACATCGGCGGCTGGGGCGTGCAGGCAGCGGCCTTCGGCGCCAGCGAAGTGTTCTGTGTCGACGCCTCGGGCTTCGCCCTCGACGGCGTCGAGCGCAACGCTGCGCTGAACGGTTTCCCCGAGAAACTGACCTGCGTCGAAGGCGACGTGTTCGAAGCCCTGAAGGAACTGAAATCCGCCGAGGAGCGCTTCGACGTGATCGTCGCCGACCCGCCGGCGTTCATCAAGCGCAAGAAGGACCTGAAGAACGGCGAAGGCGCCTACCGCCGCCTGAACGAACAGGCCATGCGCCTGCTGAGCAAGGACGGCATCCTGGTCAGCGCCTCCTGCTCGATGCACCTGCCGGAAGACGACCTGCAGAACATCCTGCTGACCAGCGCCCGCCACCTGGACCGCAACATCCAGCTGCTCGAGCGCGG of the Pseudomonas vanderleydeniana genome contains:
- a CDS encoding class I SAM-dependent rRNA methyltransferase translates to MSLPSLRLKANADRRLRAGHLWVYSNEIDVAATPLHGFKAGDQAILEAAGGKALGIVAMSPNNLICARLLSRDARLPLDKSLLVHRLNVALSLRERLFDKPFYRLVYGDSDLLPGLVVDRFGDILVVQLASATMEQHKADVIAALVQVLKPTGILFKNDSAARDAEGLERYVETVFGLVPEWVALEENGVKFEAPVMEGQKTGWFYDHRMNRARLAPYVKGKRVLDLFSYIGGWGVQAAAFGASEVFCVDASGFALDGVERNAALNGFPEKLTCVEGDVFEALKELKSAEERFDVIVADPPAFIKRKKDLKNGEGAYRRLNEQAMRLLSKDGILVSASCSMHLPEDDLQNILLTSARHLDRNIQLLERGGQGPDHPVHPAIPETRYIKSITCRLLPNS